The Rhododendron vialii isolate Sample 1 chromosome 1a, ASM3025357v1 region CTGAGAAGAGCCACCGCCACCGCGTTCGGCCGCATCCTGCTGAAAGCCACTTCTGCCGTCATCACTCCTTCCGCCTACACTCGCTCCTTCGCCACCAACCCCGACAACATGACGTCCTCTCCCaccgacgacgacgacgacgacgtcCCCAAGTACCCTAGCCTGGTAATGATTTACGACTATTGCCGACTCTATCTGAAAAATTATTGTCTCTTCTCGTCAAAACTCGCTCTCGGCTCAACCCGACGTCCTATTCCACCGCCTCCGACGATGACGCGGACAACATCCCTGGTACTCCTTCATTGCTACTTCTCTCCCTATTTCAAGACCTATTGTCTATTCTTCCTGAATTATGGGTCGGGATTTATTTTACACGGTATTATTTGTTTTTCGTAGTTTATCGTTTaggttttggtaaaaaaataatatattaggAGTACAAATTTTTT contains the following coding sequences:
- the LOC131306649 gene encoding uncharacterized protein LOC131306649 produces the protein MASSIALRRATATAFGRILLKATSAVITPSAYTRSFATNPDNMTSSPTDDDDDDVPKYPSLVMIYDYCRLYLKNYCLFSSKLALGSTRRPIPPPPTMTRTTSLLLFKLIRNIRHCLRWKTRSKRTGL